A segment of the Candidatus Epulonipiscium sp. genome:
CTAAGCTGGGGCAAAACAAGGTAAATATATATGGAGGTATTATCGCTAGGTATGGTGGAGAAGAATTTATTATGATTTTCCCTAATATAAGTCTAAAAAAGGCAGCAACTATCATAGAGGAATTACGAAGGGAAATAGAAGAATTTGAACTGAAAAAAGGGAACAAAAAAGCAAAAATTACGGCAAGCTTTGGTGTTAGCGGATACCCTGAAATAGCTTCTAGTGTTGGGGAACTTATAAGGACTGCAGATGATGCAATGTATCTATCTAAGAATAATGGCAGAAATTGTGTAACAGTAGCAACAACTGGTATGAATGATGAATAATAGAGAATAAAAGAGCAAAGGAGAAGTATAATGTCGAAAGAATTTATGCCCACAGAAGATGGTTTTTATGGAGAATTTGGGGGGAGATTTGTACCAAAAGAACTAGAAAAGGTTCTTGATGAAGTAACCAATGCATTTATGGAATATAAGGATAATCCTGAGTTTGTTAAAGAACTGGATTACTATTTTTCAGAATATATTGGAAGACCTAATCCTCTTTATTATTGTGAAAAACTCACTAAAAAAATGGGTGGGGCAAAGATTTATTTAAAAAGAGAAGATTTAAATCATACGGGGGCCCATAAAATCAACAATGCCATAGGTCAAGTTTTACTTGCAAAAAGGTTGGGCAAAAAAAGGATCATTGCAGAAACAGGGGCAGGACAGCATGGGGTAGCTACAGCAACAGCCTGTGCCTTGTTTGACATGGAATGCATTATCTATATGGGGGAGATTGACATAAAACGTCAGGCTCTTAATGTATTTCGAATGGAACTTTTAGGGGCAAAGGTAGAGTCCGTAACTAAGGGGACAAAAACTCTAAAAGATGCTGTAGATGTAGCTTTAGAGGATTTAGTTAAGAATCATGAAAACACCTATTATATGCTAGGTTCGGCAGTAGGTCCACATCCGTATCCACTAATGGTTAGGCATTTTCAAAGTATAATCGGTAGGGAAGCGAGGAATCAGATTTTAAACATTGAAAACAGACTTCCTGATTATGTTGTTGCTTGTGTAGGGGGAGGAAGTAATGCTATCGGCTTATTTACACCCTTCTACAATGATGAAAATGTAAAAATTATAGGGGTTGAGCCTGCCGGAAAAGGAATTGAAACGGGAATGCATGCGGCTTCGATATCTGTTGGAAAACCTGGAATTATCCATGGCTTTAAATGTTATACCTTAAGTGACGAAAATGGAGAACCTCTCCCCGTACACTCTGTAGCTGCAGGGTTGGATTATCCAGGGGTAGGACCTGAACATAGTTTTTATAAGGCCAGTGGCCGTGGGGAATATGTGTACATTACCGATAAAGAAGCCCTAGATGCCTTTGTAGAACTATCTAGAGTAGAGGGAATTATTCCAGCTATAGAAAGTTCCCATGCCGTGGCATATGCAATGAAACTTGCAAAACAGACCAATCCTGGGGAAATCATGATTGTTAATTTATCAGGTAGGGGAGACAAGGACGTTCAACAGGTAGCAGAAATGGTTGAGGGCGGAGAATACACCATAAAATAATTGTTTATTAAGACAATGCAAGTTAATAAATTCTAAAAAAGAGGCTAAAATATAAAGGTAGCCTTTTTTTAATGGATTAATTTGATAATATTTTAAAGGTGGTGCAAATTATAGACATTATCGATACAATTGCCCTATTTGGCATTGATGGTGTTGGAAGAAGAACTATATACAAAATATCAAAGCAACATCCAAAGGATAAATTAAATCCCAGGTGTATACAAGATATATTATCAGAAAGGTCCATATTCCCATCCCTTAAAGAAATTAGTAAAGCTTATGAATATGCCGAGCAAATCATAGAGAGTACTATAAAAAGAAATATACATATACTAACCATCCAAGATGATAGATTTCCATCAGCCCTTAAGGTGATTCCTAACCCACCTATTCTATTATTTATTCGCGGGGATTATAAATTTATTAATAAAGAAAAATCCTGTATTGCAGTAATAGGAACAAGACAGCCTACATCCTATGGCAGGGATATCTCTAAAATGATTGGAGAATATTTGGCTCAAAAGAAGATGGCTGTAGTTAGCGGTTTAGCAGTAGGATGTGATACAAAAGCCCATATAGGATGTTTGCAGGGAAAGGGAAAGACTGCTGCAGTACTTGCCCATGGCCTTGATATGATATACCCTTATGAAAATAAGAGGCTATCAGAGGAAATAATAAGCTCAGGTGGATGTATAATAAGCGAATACCTCCCCAAACAAATACCCCAACCCTATACCTTTATTGAAAGAAATAGAATACAAACTGGTCTAAGCCAAGGGTTAATAGTCATTGAGACTGAAAAAACAGGGGGAACCATGCATACAGTTCAATTTGCCTTAAAACAAAACAAGAAAATAGGATGTATAAAATATCCTGATTCATTTAAAAAGTATAAAAAACTAGGCGGAAATGAAAAAATATTAAAGGATACATACACTATCCCTATTAAAAATTACAGGGATATCGATTACTTTATAAATGCCTAGAATATCTTAATTGAATCCACTTTTTATTTTTAGATTTTTAAAGATTATAAACCTTGTCAAATATAGAATTGAAGATTTAGAAATATATATTTAAAAAATAGAATTAAGGAATGAAGAATATGTCATCAAATAGGAGGCGCTCCCATATTCATTTTGTTAAACAATACAAAAATCAAACACAAGAATATACGGGGACAAGAATTGTAATTTTTATAAAAGAAAAAGGTATAAAAAATATAATTGATCTTGATAAATTTCATATTCATAGATATAAAAGACCAAAGGATAAAAGGTATACTGTATCTAGGTGGAAACATATTCATTGTGATATACCGGAGGTCATAAAAAAGCAGATGATAAATGAAAGTGAATGCAAAAAATATAAAATGA
Coding sequences within it:
- a CDS encoding DNA-processing protein DprA, with amino-acid sequence MQIIDIIDTIALFGIDGVGRRTIYKISKQHPKDKLNPRCIQDILSERSIFPSLKEISKAYEYAEQIIESTIKRNIHILTIQDDRFPSALKVIPNPPILLFIRGDYKFINKEKSCIAVIGTRQPTSYGRDISKMIGEYLAQKKMAVVSGLAVGCDTKAHIGCLQGKGKTAAVLAHGLDMIYPYENKRLSEEIISSGGCIISEYLPKQIPQPYTFIERNRIQTGLSQGLIVIETEKTGGTMHTVQFALKQNKKIGCIKYPDSFKKYKKLGGNEKILKDTYTIPIKNYRDIDYFINA
- the trpB gene encoding tryptophan synthase subunit beta, with protein sequence MPTEDGFYGEFGGRFVPKELEKVLDEVTNAFMEYKDNPEFVKELDYYFSEYIGRPNPLYYCEKLTKKMGGAKIYLKREDLNHTGAHKINNAIGQVLLAKRLGKKRIIAETGAGQHGVATATACALFDMECIIYMGEIDIKRQALNVFRMELLGAKVESVTKGTKTLKDAVDVALEDLVKNHENTYYMLGSAVGPHPYPLMVRHFQSIIGREARNQILNIENRLPDYVVACVGGGSNAIGLFTPFYNDENVKIIGVEPAGKGIETGMHAASISVGKPGIIHGFKCYTLSDENGEPLPVHSVAAGLDYPGVGPEHSFYKASGRGEYVYITDKEALDAFVELSRVEGIIPAIESSHAVAYAMKLAKQTNPGEIMIVNLSGRGDKDVQQVAEMVEGGEYTIK